The nucleotide sequence CGCGCAGCACGCGCGAGCGGGGGTCGAAGTACTTGTACACGCGGTGCCCCACGCCCATGATCTTCTCTTTGTTGTCCAGCTTCTTCGTGATGTACACCTCGGCCTGCTCGGGGGTGCCCACCTCGTCCAGCATGTCCATCACGGCCTCGTTGGCGCCGCCGTGCAGCGGGCCCTTCAGGGCGCCAATGGCGCTGGTCATGCACGAGTACATGTCCGAGAGGGTGGAGGCCGTGGCAATGGCCGTGAAGGTGCTGGCGTTCATGCCGTGGTCCACGTGCAGCACCAGGGCAATGTCGAACAGCCGGGCCTGCTCGGCGGTGGGCTCCTTGCCGCTCAGCATGTACAGGTAGTTGCCGGCGTGGGTCAGGTCCATGCGCGGCGCCACGATGGCCTGCCCGTCCTGGGCGCGGTTGATCGCCGCGATGATGGTGGCGAACTGCGCGATCAGGCGCGTGGCGATGGCGCGACGGCCTTCGGGGCTGGTGTCCTCAGCCTGGGGGTCCAGCAGGCCCAGGTAAGACACGGCGGTGCGCAGCGCCTGCATGGGGTGAATCCCTCTGGGCATCCCCTCAATCACCCGCATCAGGGCCTCGGGAATGGCGCGGTTGGCCTTCAGTTCCGCGTCGAAGGCCGCCAGTTCGGCGGCGGTGGGCAGTTGGCCATTGAGCAGCGCCAGCGAGAGTTCTTCAAAGGTGCTGTTCTCGGCCCAGTCCTGAATGGGAATGCCCAGGTGGGTCAGAATGCCTTCCGTGCCGTTGATGAACGTGAGTTTGCTTTCCGTAAAGAGGACGCCCTCAAGCCCTTTGGCGATGTTCGTCATGATGCTGCGAGCATAGCACCGCGCCGCTTTTGTTCAGGGGTGCCCCTTCGTTCCCGCAGGGGTGACAGGGAGGAGGCCAGCCGTACAATGCCGGGCGATGATGGCCGCCTCTTCCTCCTCTGTCACCCTGGCCCTGGACACGGCCACCCCCTGGCTGACGCTGGCCCTGGTGTGGCCAGAGGGTGAACTCAGCGTGTCGCGCGAGGTGGGCCGCGCCCACGCCGAGCTGTTGCCCGGGGCCGCCCGCACCCTGTTGAACGATGTGGGCCTGCCCTTCCACGCCGATCTGATCGTGATTGGCACCGGCCCCGGCTCGTATACCGGCGTGCGGGTGGGGGCCAGCTACGCCCTGGGCCTGGGCCGGGTGTGGGGCGCGCCCGTACTGGGGGTCAGCACCCTCGAAGCCCTGGTGCGCGGGGAGGGCCGCCAGGGCGTGTCCCTGGACGCCCGCAAGGGCAACGTGTACGGCGCGGTGTACGACGTGCAGGGCGGCGTGGTCCAGGGACGCCTGCACGACCCGGCCCGCCTGCCCCTGCCCGACTTTCAGGCCCTGCTGGGCGACACCCCGCACCACCAGGACGGTGCCCCCGACGGCCTGGCCCTGCTGCGCGCCGGCGTGGCGCATGGGCAGCGGGACTGGGCGCTGGCGTATCTGTAATACGGGTTCCGAAAAATTCCGTAACTCGTTACGGAATTTTTTCGACCGGAGGGAGAGGGAAAAGATGCGGATTTCCGGGAATTGGGCTGGAACAGCGCCGAAGGCGGGGAACATCCCCCTTCTTCCCGGATGTGACGGAATTGGACGGCCGTCCGTATAAGGGGATGTAGGTGCTGGGCTGTGGGTTGTTGGGGTTTTGCCCACAATCCACAGCCCACGTCCCACAACTCCCCTCAGTCTGCCGCGTCCCCCTGTGCGTACTGCAGGCGGTGCAGCCGGGCGTAGTACCCGCCCTTGTCCAGCAGCTGGCGGTGGCTGCCCTGCTCCACAATGCGGCCCTTGCGCATCACCACGATGCGGTCGCAGTGCTCGATGGTGCTCAGGCGGTGGGCAATGATGATGGAGGTGCGACCGCGCATCACCTTTTCCAGCGCGGCCTGAATGCGCAGTTCGGTCTCGGTGTCCACGTTGGCGGTGGCCTCGTCCAGCACAAGCAGAATGTCCGGGTTCTGAATCAGGGCGCGGGCAAAGGCCAGCAGCTGCTTCTGCCCGGTGCTCAGGGTGGCGCCGCGCTCGCGCACCTCGGTCTGGTAACCGTGTTCCAGGCTCAGGATGTAGTCGTGGACGCCCACGTAGCGGCAGGCTTCCACCACGCGCTCGTGGGGAATCTCCGGGTTATTCAGGGTCAGGTTGCCCTCGATGGTGCCGGCGAACAGAAAGACATCCTGCAGCACCACGCCCACAT is from Deinococcus arcticus and encodes:
- the tsaB gene encoding tRNA (adenosine(37)-N6)-threonylcarbamoyltransferase complex dimerization subunit type 1 TsaB encodes the protein MAASSSSVTLALDTATPWLTLALVWPEGELSVSREVGRAHAELLPGAARTLLNDVGLPFHADLIVIGTGPGSYTGVRVGASYALGLGRVWGAPVLGVSTLEALVRGEGRQGVSLDARKGNVYGAVYDVQGGVVQGRLHDPARLPLPDFQALLGDTPHHQDGAPDGLALLRAGVAHGQRDWALAYL
- a CDS encoding citrate/2-methylcitrate synthase; translation: MTNIAKGLEGVLFTESKLTFINGTEGILTHLGIPIQDWAENSTFEELSLALLNGQLPTAAELAAFDAELKANRAIPEALMRVIEGMPRGIHPMQALRTAVSYLGLLDPQAEDTSPEGRRAIATRLIAQFATIIAAINRAQDGQAIVAPRMDLTHAGNYLYMLSGKEPTAEQARLFDIALVLHVDHGMNASTFTAIATASTLSDMYSCMTSAIGALKGPLHGGANEAVMDMLDEVGTPEQAEVYITKKLDNKEKIMGVGHRVYKYFDPRSRVLRDYAEHVANKEGKSNYYQILETIEKVVVDRIGAKGIYPNVDFYSGTVYSDLGIKKEFFTPIFALARISGWCASVIEYTRDNRLLRPDAVYTGERDAKYVKLQERG